The following proteins are co-located in the Castanea sativa cultivar Marrone di Chiusa Pesio chromosome 8, ASM4071231v1 genome:
- the LOC142606990 gene encoding putative disease resistance RPP13-like protein 1, with protein sequence MAEILVAPILSASLKAIFDKMTSPAVVNFILGRKVPATLLTDLKTWCLTLSKVLNDAEEREITDTTVKEWLDELKDAVYHAEDLLDGIATDALRCQVEADFGTSKMKVRNYISTSYDRFGRKLESKIEEVVDKLENLASQINAIGLREGVEGRSSQRLPTTSLVDPETIIYGRDNDEKEIVNLLLSNDAASNNHSTGVIPIVGMGGVGKTTLARQIYNNQKIIEHFSLKAWVCVSEEFDVPKITKKILESVSPQKHDNTDFNKIQTELKDYLMGKKCLLILDDVWNENREDWALLSIPFKYGASGSRIIVTTRNESVASIMSPIQKLHLNKLSEEDCWLLFANHAFENEKSNAYPELKRIGKEIVKKCDSLPLAAKTLGCLLHSKLDEEEWNKILKSEIWSLPNDGGNILPALRISYYYLPSHLKQCFAYCSIFPKDYLFKKEELVQLWMGEGFLQQHNKNEEMEVIGAKYFLDLVSRSLLQRSNGSKLCFLMHDLVHDLAKSISGRFCFRLEGDNTNKIIDRTRHFSYLRTMYDIPEKFTALCKAKNLRTFISLEMKEEDENKKKYFYLTNKVPHDLLLKLRFLRVLSLSHYCNIELPESIGDFKHLRYLNVSFTEIERLPESTCMLVNLQTLNLSKCKFLVKLPKNMRNLINLRHLYISGTSLKNMPIQMGRLQCLQTLTKFVVGKDIGFQLEELGKLSNLRGVIVISNLQNVINSTNALEAKLKEKEHLKELALEWDAANGIFSQSERDVLNNLQPHTSLTKLVIKNYNGTSFPNWIGDSSFSNITVVHLNSCRNCSSLPSLGQLPSLQDLFVFGFDEVVTVDADFYGSGSYTITPFQSLKILSFKAMSKWEEWSPYHGEGEDEGGVFPSLQELYLVECPKLSGSLPKDLPSLTKLWICECEQLESSLPTAPSIRELQLVNCNDALLKELPPALHKLMVVGFENLESLPEGVMDHNHYVEALFIGEFPVLKSLPRGGLSSPTTLKHLFIRNCKEVEFPMYPCYSSLEQLEIEDSCNSQKSFPLDIFPKLRILKIKRCSNMESLSVSEGHHLTDLLRLKICDCPNFVAFPSGGLSAPNLSELEVVNCSRLNSLPENMHTFLPSVQILKIKNCPQIESFPEGGLPSNLIYLNINDCKKLIRNRMEWGLQRLQSLKILEFLNDDPDCWDVESFPEEYLLPTTVTDLTVCGFGNLRTLDNKGFQHLTSLQYLGIGGCPKFNFKHMPEEGLPVSVSHIRIGECPLLLKRLQRKKGKEWRNIAHTPFIEIIERNTSNKANQLSIDGEWRSTYLS encoded by the exons atggcTGAGATCCTAGTAGCACCAATACTGTCTGCATCCCTTAAAGCGATTTTTGACAAGATGACGTCTCCGGCGGTCGTGAACTTCATCCTGGGAAGAAAAGTCCCTGCTACACTACTAACAGACCTGAAGACATGGTGTCTTACCCTCAGCAAAGTGCTCAATGACGCAGAGGAAAGGGAAATCACAGACACAACTGTCAAAGAGTGGCTTGATGAGCTTAAGGATGCTGTCTATCACGCAGAGGACCTTTTGGATGGGATCGCTACTGATGCTTTGCGGTGCCAGGTGGAAGCTGATTTTGGTACCTCTAAGATGAAGGTACGTAACTACATCTCTACTTCATATGATCGGTTTGGGAGAAAACTAGAATCAAAGATAGAAGAAGTCGTAGATAAGCTGGAAAATCTAGCTTCACAAATAAATGCTATAGGTCTGAGAGAAGGTGTTGAAGGGAGATCTTCCCAAAGATTGCCCACAACTTCTCTGGTAGATCCAGAGACTATAATTTACGGTAGGGATAATGATGAAAAGGAAATAGTCAACTTGCTGCTCTCAAACGATGCAGCAAGCAACAACCACTCAACTGGTGTGATTCCCATTGTGGGCATGGGTGGGGTTGGAAAGACAACCCTTGCTCGGCAAATctacaacaaccaaaaaatcaTAGAACATTTCAGCCTTAAagcatgggtttgtgtttcagAAGAATTTGACGTTCCTAAGATAACCAAAAAAATTCTTGAGTCTGTCAGTCCACAAAAACATGATAACACTGACTTCAATAAGATCCAAACTGAATTGAAGGATTATTTGATGGGAAAGAAATGTTTACTGATTCTTGATGATGTATGGAATGAAAATCGTGAGGATTGGGCGCTCTTGAGTATTCCTTTTAAATATGGAGCATCGGGAAGTAGAATTATTGTGACAACACGCAACGAAAGTGTTGCATCGATCATGAGCCCTATTCAAAAACTTCATCTTAATAAATTATCAgaagaagattgttggttattatttgcaaatcatgcctttgaaaatgaaaaatctaatGCATATCCAGAATTAAAAAGAATTGGTAAAGAAATCGTTAAGAAGTGTGATAGTCTACCATTAGCAGCAAAAACACTCGGTTGTCTATTGCACTCTAAATTAGATGAAGAGGAatggaataaaattttgaaaagcgAAATTTGGAGTCTACCTAATGATGGGGGTAATATTCTTCCAGCTTTAAGAATAAGTTACTATTACCTACCCTCACATTTAAAGCAATGTTTTGCATATTGTTCAATCTTCCCAAAGGATTATCTATTCAAAAAGGAAGAACTTGTTCAGTTGTGGATGGGAGAGGGATTCCTGCAACAACACAACAAGAATGAAGAAATGGAAGTTATAGGTGCCAAGTACTTCCTTGATTTAGTATCGAGGTCACTTTTACAACGATCAAATGGAAGCAAATTGTGTTTTCTAATGCATGACCTAGTCCATGATTTAGCTAAATCTATATCTGGCAGATTTTGTTTTAGATTGGAAGGAGATAACACAAACAAAATTATAGATAGAACTCGTCATTTTTCCTACTTAAGAACCATGTATGACATCCCAGAGAAGTTTACAGCTTTGTGCAAAGCTAAAAATTTACGCACCTTCATTTCGTtagaaatgaaagaagaagatgaaaataaGAAGAAGTACTTTTACTTAACAAATAAGGTACCACATGATCTATTATTGAAACTAAGATTCTTACGTGTGCTCTCTCTTTCACATTATTGTAATATAGAGCTGCCTGAGTCAATTGGAGATTTCAAACATCTACGCTATTTAAACGTCTCTTTTACTGAGATTGAGAGATTGCCTGAGTCTACATGTATGTTGGTCAACTTACAAAcattgaatttatcaaaatgtaAATTTCTAGTTAAGTTGCcaaaaaatatgagaaatcTCATTAATTTGCGTCATCTTTATATTAGTGGAACTAGCTTAAAAAATATGCCAATACAAATGGGTCGATTACAATGTCTTCAAACTTTGACCAAATTTGTTGTCGGCAAGGACATTGGATTCCAACTTGAAGAGTTAGGAAAACTTTCAAATCTTCGGGGAGTCATTGTGATATCGAATCTCCAGAACGTGATAAACTCAACTAATGCTTTGGAAGCAAAGTTGAAGGAGAAGGAGCACCTTAAGGAGCTAGCATTGGAGTGGGATGCTGCCAATGGCATTTTTTCTCAAAGTGAAAGAGACGTACTCAACAATCTGCAGCCTCATACGAGCTTAACAAAGCTTGTTATCAAGAATTACAATGGCACAAGCTTTCCGAATTGGATTGGAGATAGTTCATTCTCAAATATAACAGTTGTTCATCTAAACTCTTGTAGAAATTGCTCTAGTTTGCCATCACTTGGACAACTCCCCTCTCTTCAAGACCTCTTCGTTTTTGGGTTTGATGAAGTTGTTACCGTGGATGCCGACTTTTATGGTAGTGGTTCTTATACTATTACGCCATTTCAATCACTGAAAATATTGAGTTTTAAGGCAATGTCGAAGTGGGAGGAATGGTCTCCTTATCACGGAGAAGGCGAAGATGAAGGAGGAGTTTTTCCGAGTCTCCAAGAGCTTTATCTTGTTGAATGTCCAAAACTAAGTGGAAGCTTGCCCAAGGACCTTCCTTCTTTAACCAAACTTTGGATTTGTGAATGTGAACAGCTTGAGTCATCTCTCCCAACTGCTCCTTCTATTCGTGAATTACAATTAGTGAATTGTAATGATGCGCTGTTGAAAGAATTGCCACCCGCATTGCACAAACTCATGGTAGTGGGATTCGAAAACCTGGAGTCTCTGCCAGAGGGAGTGATGGACCACAACCACTATGTTGAAGCGTTATTTATCGGCGAGTTTCCTGTGCTCAAGTCTCTTCCTCGTGGTGGTCTATCCAGTCCCACTACACTAAAACATCTTTTTATCCGTAATTGTAAGGAAGTAGAATTCCCGATGTACCCCTGCTACTCTTCCCTTGAGCAATTGGAAATAGAAGATAGCTGTAATTCTCAAAAGTCATTTCCTTTAGACATCTTCCCGAAGCTTCGTATTCTCAAAATCAAAAGGTGTAGCAACATGGAGTCCCTTTCGGTTTCGGAGGGACATCACCTAACTGATCTCCTAAGGTTGAAAATCTGTGATTGCCCTAATTTTGTAGCTTTTCCCAGTGGAGGATTGTCGGCCCCCAATCTCTCGGAATTAGAAGTCGTTAATTGCTCTCGTCTCAATTCACTCCCAGAAAACATGCACACTTTTCTTCCGTctgttcaaattttgaaaataaaaaattgtccaCAAATTGAGTCTTTTCCGGAAGGTGGTCTGCCATCCaatctaatttatttaaatatcaacGACTGCAAAAAACTAATTCGCAATAGAATGGAGTGGGGCTTGCAAAGACTGCAGTCTCTTAAAATATTAGAATTCCTAAATGACGATCCTGATTGCTGGGATGTGGAGTCCTTTCCGGAGGAGTATTTACTACCCACAACTGTTACCGATCTTACCGTCTGTGGATTTGGAAATTTGAGAACGTTGGACAACAAGGGGTTTCAACACCTTACCTCTCTTCAATATTTGGGCATCGGAGGCTGCCCTAAGTTCAACTTCAAGCACATGCCAGAAGAGGGACTGCCTGTCTCCGTCTCTCACATACGTATCGGGGAATGTCCTTTGTTGCTGAAACGATTGCAAAGGAAGAAGGGAAAAGAGTGGCGCAACATTGCTCACACCCCCTTCATAGAAATCATTGAGCGCAACACATCAAATAAAGCCAATCAG TTGTCCATCGATGGTGAATGGAGAAGCACATATCTCTCTTGA